The following coding sequences lie in one Rutidosis leptorrhynchoides isolate AG116_Rl617_1_P2 chromosome 6, CSIRO_AGI_Rlap_v1, whole genome shotgun sequence genomic window:
- the LOC139853933 gene encoding uncharacterized protein — protein MELMNNNNNNTLRNDDNNFKFPFTSTQWQELEHQALVYKYMISGIPIPNDLLSSIKTSLYSSTKLIMHHQSPHQSIGWKCFQMGFGKKIDPEPGRCRRTDGKKWRCSKEAYPDSKYCERHMHRGRNRSRKPVEITPPPLSTMSTKSLNYPSPSNSHSPYVSPNHHKLSSSSSSSSARCHDNVLSCQDGFWLESSPYSEKDHSYRMKEDVDEHLFLSESGGGDSWRLDSLVMNSSASLAQSKQQTLLDHQNDYSYLQLQNTSRQRQMQDLGRCYDQLGFKIDIKDEPQKKVMHHFFDESPHNDNDDRNKDNDSSKTQLSISFPSYAHDFFLSHNDK, from the exons ATGGAActgatgaataataataataataatacattaagaaatgatgataataatttcaAGTTCCCATTTACTTCAACTCAATGGCAAGAATTAGAACATCAAGCACTTGTTTACAAATACATGATTTCTGGCATCCCTATTCCTAATGATCTCTTATCCTCCATTAAAACAAGCTTGTATTCTTCTACAAAACTCATCATGCACCACCAATCCCCTCATCAATCTA TTGGATGGAAGTGTTTTCAAATGGGATTTGGTAAAAAAATAGATCCAGAGCCAGGAAGATGCAGAAGAACAGATGGAAAAAAATGGAGATGTTCAAAAGAAGCTTATCCTGATTCAAAATACTGTGAAAGGCACATGCATAGAGGCAGAAACCGTTCAAGAAAGCCTGTGGAAATAACACCACCACCATTATCAACAATGTCTACAAAATCCCTAAATTACCCTTCACCATCAAATTCACATTCACCTTATGTTTCTCCAAATCATcataaactatcatcatcatcatcatcatcatcagctaGGTGTCATGATAATGTTTTGTCATGTCAAGATGGCTTTTGGTTGGAATCTAGCCCTTATTCAGAAAAAGATCACAG CTACAGGATGAAAGAGGATGTAGATGAACATTTATTTTTGTCCGAAAGTGGTGGCGGTGATTCTTGGCGCTTGGATTCACTTGTGATGAACTCTTCTGCTTCACTTGCACAATCCAAGCAGCAAACTTTATTGGATCATCAAAACGACTACTCATATCTGCAGCTCCAAAACACCTCAAGACAACGACAAATGCAGGATCTGGGACGTTGTTATGATCAATTGGGTTTCAAGATAGATATAAAAGATGAGCCCCAGAAGAAAGTAATGCACCATTTCTTTGATGAATCACCACACAATGACAACGATGATCGTAACAAAGATAACGACTCTTCAAAAACTCAACTCTCAATCTCTTTCCCTAGTTACGCTCATGACTTTTTCTTGAGCCATAACG ATAAATGA
- the LOC139853087 gene encoding vacuolar protein sorting-associated protein 2 homolog 1-like yields MSFLFWKKKTPAELLRENKRMLDKSIREIERERQGLQTQEKKLIVEIKKNAKQGQMGAVKVMAKDLIRTRHQIEKFYKLKSQLQGVSLRIQTMKSTQAMGEAMKGVTKAMGQMNRQMNLPSLQKIMQEFERQNEKMEMVSEVMGDAIDDALEGDEEEDETEELVSQVLDEIGIDINQELLNAPSGAVSTPAAKNKVPQAEASATDDGGIDSDLQARLDNLRKM; encoded by the exons ATGAGTTTCCTGTTTTGGAAGAAAAAGACACCAGCAG AGCTGTTGAGGGAGAACAAGCGAATGCTCGATAAATCGATTAGAGAAATAGAAAGGGAGAGGCAAGGTTTGCAGACACAAGAGAAGAAATTGATTGTAGAGATTAAGAAAAACGCCAAACAAGGCCAAATG GGAGCTGTTAAGGTTATGGCAAAAGATCTCATTAGAACAAGGCATCAGATTGAGAAATTTTACAAGCTTAAATCCCAACTCCAAGGTGTTTCGCTTAGAATCCAG ACAATGAAATCTACACAAGCGATGGGTGAAGCGATGAAAGGTGTGACAAAGGCTATGGGGCAGATGAATAGGCAGATGAACTTGCCGTCTTTACAGAAAATAATGCAAGAATTTGAGAGACAAAATGAGAAGATGGAAATGGTAAGCGAAGTTATGGGTGATGCAATCGATGATGCGTTGGAAGGAGATGAAGAAGAGGATGAAACAGAAGAGCTTGTGAGCCAGGTTCTTGATGAAATTGGAATTGACATCAATCAAGAG CTGTTGAATGCACCGTCGGGGGCTGTATCTACCCCTGCTGCAAAGAACAAGGTGCCACAAGCTGAAGCGTCTGCAACTGATGATGGTGGCATAGACAGCGATTTACAAGCGAGGTTAGATAATTTGCGAAAGATGTAA